In Columba livia isolate bColLiv1 breed racing homer chromosome 6, bColLiv1.pat.W.v2, whole genome shotgun sequence, a single genomic region encodes these proteins:
- the PSTK gene encoding L-seryl-tRNA(Sec) kinase isoform X3: protein MAGAAALPAEEQQPGGTGRARVGLCVLCGLPAAGKSTLARALRRRLPQRPGWACALLTYDELIPPEAFGPREAEVESTGPPPLPPRWKQSRRDLLQCLERVLRALVTGEPLSVPATAPPAWERFLGCCCGQGLLAPAGSHGEGRSWTPAATSEPLYLILDDNFYYQSMRHEVHQLARKYSLGFCQLFLECPLECCLQRNRLRSDPLPDQTIYLMAEKIEMPDVKKNAWEQNSLILKSFDCTSEDNEQIINLLATALENPLKPNEENTEQKEADRAICAASAVHQADQTCRRIISQTMKDAKDKNILPNEMKSLAEQLNKLKTKFLEDLRQGNNLKNQICTQNQYSDPATSVISSFQREATNALNKYIFK from the exons AtggcgggagcggcggcgctGCCGGCGGAGGAGCAGCAGCCGGGCGGCACCGGGCGCGCCCGGGTGGGGCTGTGCGTGCTGTGCGGGCTGCCGGCGGCCGGTAAATCCACCCTGGCCCGCGCCCTGCGCCGCCGCCTGCCGCAGCGCCCGGGCTGGGCCTGCGCCCTCCTCACCTACGACGAACTCATCCCGCCGGAAGCCTTCGGCCCGCGCGAGGCGGAGGTGGAGTCAACGGGGCCGCCCCCATTG ccgccccgctGGAAGCAGAGCCGGCGCGACCTGCTGCAGTGCCTGGAGCGCGTCCTGCGGGCGCTGGTGACCGGGGAGCCGCTGTCAGTCCCGGCCACGGCCCCGCCGGCCTGGGAGCGcttcctgggctgctgctgcgggcaggggctgctcGCCCCGGCGGGGAGCCACGGAGAGGGACGTTCCTGGACACCGGCGGCCACATCTGAGCCGCTCTACCTGATCTTGGATGACAATTTTTATTACCAGAGCATGAGGCACGAGGTGCACCAGCTGGCACGCAAGT ATTCCTTGGGCTTCTGCCAGTTATTTTTAGAGTGCCCACTTGAATGCTGCTTGCAGAGAAATCGTCTAAGAAGTGATCCATTACCTGACCAGACAATATATTTAATGgcagaaaaaatagaaatgccAGACGTCAAGAAGAATGCTTGGGAGCAGAACAGCCTCATTCTGAAAAGTTTTGATTGCACTTCAGAGGATAA tgaGCAGATAATTAATTTGCTGGCCACTGCTTTGGAAAATCCATTGAAGCCAAATGAAGAGAACACTGAGCAAAAG GAAGCAGATCGAGCAATCTGTGCAGCAAGTGCTGTCCATCAGGCCGATCAGACATGCAGGCGCATCATCTCTCAGACAATGAAGGATGCAAAAG ataaaaACATACTCCCAAATGAGATGAAGAGCCTGGCAGAACAACTCAACAAACTCAAAACCAAATTTTTGGAAGACTTGCGccaaggaaataatttgaaaaaccAAATTTGCACACAAAATCAATATTCTGACCCTGCTACAAGTGTAATTTCTTCATTCCAACGTGAGGCAACTAATGCacttaataaatatatttttaaatga
- the PSTK gene encoding L-seryl-tRNA(Sec) kinase isoform X2, translating to MAGAAALPAEEQQPGGTGRARVGLCVLCGLPAAGKSTLARALRRRLPQRPGWACALLTYDELIPPEAFGPREAEVESTGPPPLPPRWKQSRRDLLQCLERVLRALVTGEPLSVPATAPPAWERFLGCCCGQGLLAPAGSHGEGRSWTPAATSEPLYLILDDNFYYQSMRHEVHQLAHSLGFCQLFLECPLECCLQRNRLRSDPLPDQTIYLMAEKIEMPDVKKNAWEQNSLILKSFDCTSEDKYATGLMLEFSISSVFINGEQIINLLATALENPLKPNEENTEQKEADRAICAASAVHQADQTCRRIISQTMKDAKDKNILPNEMKSLAEQLNKLKTKFLEDLRQGNNLKNQICTQNQYSDPATSVISSFQREATNALNKYIFK from the exons AtggcgggagcggcggcgctGCCGGCGGAGGAGCAGCAGCCGGGCGGCACCGGGCGCGCCCGGGTGGGGCTGTGCGTGCTGTGCGGGCTGCCGGCGGCCGGTAAATCCACCCTGGCCCGCGCCCTGCGCCGCCGCCTGCCGCAGCGCCCGGGCTGGGCCTGCGCCCTCCTCACCTACGACGAACTCATCCCGCCGGAAGCCTTCGGCCCGCGCGAGGCGGAGGTGGAGTCAACGGGGCCGCCCCCATTG ccgccccgctGGAAGCAGAGCCGGCGCGACCTGCTGCAGTGCCTGGAGCGCGTCCTGCGGGCGCTGGTGACCGGGGAGCCGCTGTCAGTCCCGGCCACGGCCCCGCCGGCCTGGGAGCGcttcctgggctgctgctgcgggcaggggctgctcGCCCCGGCGGGGAGCCACGGAGAGGGACGTTCCTGGACACCGGCGGCCACATCTGAGCCGCTCTACCTGATCTTGGATGACAATTTTTATTACCAGAGCATGAGGCACGAGGTGCACCAGCTGGCAC ATTCCTTGGGCTTCTGCCAGTTATTTTTAGAGTGCCCACTTGAATGCTGCTTGCAGAGAAATCGTCTAAGAAGTGATCCATTACCTGACCAGACAATATATTTAATGgcagaaaaaatagaaatgccAGACGTCAAGAAGAATGCTTGGGAGCAGAACAGCCTCATTCTGAAAAGTTTTGATTGCACTTCAGAGGATAAGTATGCGACTGGGTTGATGCTAGAGTTTTCAATAAGTTCCGTTTTCATAAATGG tgaGCAGATAATTAATTTGCTGGCCACTGCTTTGGAAAATCCATTGAAGCCAAATGAAGAGAACACTGAGCAAAAG GAAGCAGATCGAGCAATCTGTGCAGCAAGTGCTGTCCATCAGGCCGATCAGACATGCAGGCGCATCATCTCTCAGACAATGAAGGATGCAAAAG ataaaaACATACTCCCAAATGAGATGAAGAGCCTGGCAGAACAACTCAACAAACTCAAAACCAAATTTTTGGAAGACTTGCGccaaggaaataatttgaaaaaccAAATTTGCACACAAAATCAATATTCTGACCCTGCTACAAGTGTAATTTCTTCATTCCAACGTGAGGCAACTAATGCacttaataaatatatttttaaatga
- the PSTK gene encoding L-seryl-tRNA(Sec) kinase isoform X5 — MAGAAALPAEEQQPGGTGRARVGLCVLCGLPAAGKSTLARALRRRLPQRPGWACALLTYDELIPPEAFGPREAEVESTGPPPLPPRWKQSRRDLLQCLERVLRALVTGEPLSVPATAPPAWERFLGCCCGQGLLAPAGSHGEGRSWTPAATSEPLYLILDDNFYYQSMRHEVHQLARKYSLGFCQLFLECPLECCLQRNRLRSDPLPDQTIYLMAEKIEMPDVKKNAWEQNSLILKSFDCTSEDNEQIINLLATALENPLKPNEENTEQKRVCLCSSFCWSLWLGSRSSNLCSKCCPSGRSDMQAHHLSDNEGCKR, encoded by the exons AtggcgggagcggcggcgctGCCGGCGGAGGAGCAGCAGCCGGGCGGCACCGGGCGCGCCCGGGTGGGGCTGTGCGTGCTGTGCGGGCTGCCGGCGGCCGGTAAATCCACCCTGGCCCGCGCCCTGCGCCGCCGCCTGCCGCAGCGCCCGGGCTGGGCCTGCGCCCTCCTCACCTACGACGAACTCATCCCGCCGGAAGCCTTCGGCCCGCGCGAGGCGGAGGTGGAGTCAACGGGGCCGCCCCCATTG ccgccccgctGGAAGCAGAGCCGGCGCGACCTGCTGCAGTGCCTGGAGCGCGTCCTGCGGGCGCTGGTGACCGGGGAGCCGCTGTCAGTCCCGGCCACGGCCCCGCCGGCCTGGGAGCGcttcctgggctgctgctgcgggcaggggctgctcGCCCCGGCGGGGAGCCACGGAGAGGGACGTTCCTGGACACCGGCGGCCACATCTGAGCCGCTCTACCTGATCTTGGATGACAATTTTTATTACCAGAGCATGAGGCACGAGGTGCACCAGCTGGCACGCAAGT ATTCCTTGGGCTTCTGCCAGTTATTTTTAGAGTGCCCACTTGAATGCTGCTTGCAGAGAAATCGTCTAAGAAGTGATCCATTACCTGACCAGACAATATATTTAATGgcagaaaaaatagaaatgccAGACGTCAAGAAGAATGCTTGGGAGCAGAACAGCCTCATTCTGAAAAGTTTTGATTGCACTTCAGAGGATAA tgaGCAGATAATTAATTTGCTGGCCACTGCTTTGGAAAATCCATTGAAGCCAAATGAAGAGAACACTGAGCAAAAG CGTGTTTGCCTgtgttcttctttctgttggTCTCTCTGGCTAGGAAGCAGATCGAGCAATCTGTGCAGCAAGTGCTGTCCATCAGGCCGATCAGACATGCAGGCGCATCATCTCTCAGACAATGAAGGATGCAAAAG ataa
- the PSTK gene encoding L-seryl-tRNA(Sec) kinase isoform X4 encodes MAGAAALPAEEQQPGGTGRARVGLCVLCGLPAAGKSTLARALRRRLPQRPGWACALLTYDELIPPEAFGPREAEVESTGPPPLPPRWKQSRRDLLQCLERVLRALVTGEPLSVPATAPPAWERFLGCCCGQGLLAPAGSHGEGRSWTPAATSEPLYLILDDNFYYQSMRHEVHQLARKYSLGFCQLFLECPLECCLQRNRLRSDPLPDQTIYLMAEKIEMPDVKKNAWEQNSLILKSFDCTSEDKYATGLMLEFSISSVFINGEQIINLLATALENPLKPNEENTEQKRVCLCSSFCWSLWLGSRSSNLCSKCCPSGRSDMQAHHLSDNEGCKR; translated from the exons AtggcgggagcggcggcgctGCCGGCGGAGGAGCAGCAGCCGGGCGGCACCGGGCGCGCCCGGGTGGGGCTGTGCGTGCTGTGCGGGCTGCCGGCGGCCGGTAAATCCACCCTGGCCCGCGCCCTGCGCCGCCGCCTGCCGCAGCGCCCGGGCTGGGCCTGCGCCCTCCTCACCTACGACGAACTCATCCCGCCGGAAGCCTTCGGCCCGCGCGAGGCGGAGGTGGAGTCAACGGGGCCGCCCCCATTG ccgccccgctGGAAGCAGAGCCGGCGCGACCTGCTGCAGTGCCTGGAGCGCGTCCTGCGGGCGCTGGTGACCGGGGAGCCGCTGTCAGTCCCGGCCACGGCCCCGCCGGCCTGGGAGCGcttcctgggctgctgctgcgggcaggggctgctcGCCCCGGCGGGGAGCCACGGAGAGGGACGTTCCTGGACACCGGCGGCCACATCTGAGCCGCTCTACCTGATCTTGGATGACAATTTTTATTACCAGAGCATGAGGCACGAGGTGCACCAGCTGGCACGCAAGT ATTCCTTGGGCTTCTGCCAGTTATTTTTAGAGTGCCCACTTGAATGCTGCTTGCAGAGAAATCGTCTAAGAAGTGATCCATTACCTGACCAGACAATATATTTAATGgcagaaaaaatagaaatgccAGACGTCAAGAAGAATGCTTGGGAGCAGAACAGCCTCATTCTGAAAAGTTTTGATTGCACTTCAGAGGATAAGTATGCGACTGGGTTGATGCTAGAGTTTTCAATAAGTTCCGTTTTCATAAATGG tgaGCAGATAATTAATTTGCTGGCCACTGCTTTGGAAAATCCATTGAAGCCAAATGAAGAGAACACTGAGCAAAAG CGTGTTTGCCTgtgttcttctttctgttggTCTCTCTGGCTAGGAAGCAGATCGAGCAATCTGTGCAGCAAGTGCTGTCCATCAGGCCGATCAGACATGCAGGCGCATCATCTCTCAGACAATGAAGGATGCAAAAG ataa
- the LOC102096613 gene encoding disintegrin and metalloproteinase domain-containing protein 9-like isoform X2, which translates to MLYTYGKNGKLEATQSKNKTHCYYHGTVEGIAGSMLALSTCGGLRGILNIGGKWYGMEPLNASSTFEHVFYQLEDMQDIPFQCDVLNGSLHHEMFVQQPVKYAFLSNSTSISEKLLRKKRAVLPQKSYVELFVVVDHNRFLQKKSDPAAVQKETVELINYVDGMYRALNIQIVLVGLEIWTDRNHISVMDGSAGDVLGRFVSWRQKELLKRSRNDVGHLIVGRSTYGGSIGMAFVGTVCSQVQGGSISTLNHNNMLRHATVVAHELGHNLGLKHDDNRCPASYIMHSTDNGSRNFSTCSADDFENFILNGQGNCLRNPPKTSHVYKEPVCGNNVLDNNEECDCGKPQECTNPCCDAATCKLTPGSQCAQGLCCKNCKFKVAGTECRSKMNLCDLPEYCNGSNAYCPEDVYVMNGYPCDNMRAYCYYGVCQSFDSQCEAIYGKGARKAPDVCFEKANIKGDRFGNCGMRGGVYKKCPVQHSLCGKLQCTSVSLQNLPAWSVVNNASGVLCWSSDFDLGSDVPDPAQVHDGTACGEKKACFDFECVDASHLGYSCDVKQKCNDHGVCNNNGNCHCDSGWAPPFCNRSGYGGSVDSGPAHIDTSLRDGLLIFFFLVLPIVIIIILAVIKRDAIKRKFCRKSRRENRDNNVQQPKQNNRPSHNTRHNQPATSSPEFFTISHFPGPRQPVKSQFPAIPSGPQRPEVPPRPVV; encoded by the exons ATGCTATATACCTATGGGAAAAATGGGAAACTGGAGGCAACACAATCAAAAAACAAG ACACACTGTTATTACCACGGCACTGTTGAAGGAATTGCTGGCTCGATGCTTGCTCTGAGCACATGTGGTGGCCTTAG AGGAATTCTCAACATCGGTGGCAAATGGTATGGAATGGAGCCGCTCAACGCATCCAGCACATTTGAACACGTGTTTTACCAGTTAGAAGATATGCAGGATATCCCCTTCCAATGCGATGTGCTGAACGGCAGCCTTCATCACGAGATGTTTGTACAGCAGCCTgtgaaatatgcatttttatccAACAGTACCTCTATCAGCGAAAAGCTTTTGAGG AAGAAGCGAGCTGTCCTGCCGCAGAAAAGCTATGTGGAATTATTTGTCGTTGTGGATCACAACAGG tttttgcAGAAGAAATCTGATCCTGCTGCGGTGCAAAAGGAAACAGTTGAGCTGATTAATTACGTTGATGGG atgtatAGAGCACTAAACATCCAGATTGTTTTGGTTGGATTAGAGATCTGGACAGATAGAAACCACATATCTGTAATGGATGGTTCAGCTGGAGATGTACTGGGTAGATTCGTTTCTTGGagacagaaagagcttcttaaACGATCGAGAAATGATGTTGGCCATCTCATTGT AGGGAGAAGCACTTATGGTGGATCCATTGGAATGGCTTTTGTGGGAACCGTCTGCTCACAAGTCCAGGGAGGCTCCATCAGCACT TTGAATCATAACAATATGTTACGTCACGCTACAGTAGTTGCACACGAACTGGGGCACAATCTCGGACTGAAACACGATGATAACAGGTGTCCTGCGTCCTATATTATGCACAGCACAGATAA TGGATCCAGGAATTTCAGCACCTGCAGTGCTGATGATTTTGAGAACTTTATTCTAAATGGACAAGGAAACTGCCTTAGAAATCCTCCCAAAACAAGTCATGTTTACAAAGAACCTGTCTGCGGTAATAATGTGCTCGATAACAATGAAGAATGTGACTGTGGCAAACCGCAG GAATGTACCAACCCTTGTTGTGATGCTGCAACCTGCAAACTCACACCTGGATCGCAGTGCGCTCAAGGACTGTGCTGCAAAAATTGCAAG TTTAAAGTGGCAGGAACAGAGTGCAGATCAAAAATGAATCTCTGTGATCTACCTGAATACTGCAACGGCAGCAACGCCTACTGCCCAGAGGACGTTTATGTCATGAACGGTTACCCATGCGACAACATGAGGGCATATTGCTACTACGGAGTGTGCCAGAGTTTTGATTCACAATGTGAAGCTATATATGGAAAAG GGGCACGAAAAGCACCTGATGTGTGCTTTGAGAAAGCGAATATTAAAGGAGATAGATTTGGAAACTGTGGAATGAGAGGTGGAGTGTACAAGAAATGTCCTGTTCA GCACAGTCTGTGTGGCAAGCTCCAGTGCACGTCTGTCAGTCTTCAAAATCTTCCTGCTTGGAGCGTTGTCAATAACGCATCTGGGGTTCTATGCTGGTCTTCTGACTTTGACTTAGGATCAGATGTCCCTGATCCTGCCCAAGTTCATGATGGAACAGCCTGTGGAGAAAAGAAG GCCTGTTTTGATTTTGAATGTGTTGATGCAAGTCATCTGGGCTACAGCTGTGATGTCAAGCAGAAGTGTAATGACCATGGG GTGTGTAACAACAATGGGAACTGCCACTGCGACTCCGGGTGGGCGCCGCCGTTCTGCAACCGCTCAGGCTACGGCGGCAGCGTGGACAGCGGTCCAGCTCACATCG ATACATCACTTCGGGATGgtctgcttatttttttcttcctcgtGTTGCCGATAGTAATCATTATTATCTTAGCGGTGATTAAGCGTGATGcaataaagagaaaattttgCAGGAAAAGTAGAAGAGAAAACAG GGATAACAATGTGCAGCaaccaaagcaaaataacaGACCAAGTCATAATACAAGACATAATCAG CCTGCCACATCAAGTCCTGAGTTTTTTACTATATCCCATTTCCCTGGTCCAAG GCAGCCAGTAAAAAGCCAGtttcctgcaattccttcaGGACCTCAACGACCCGAAGTCCCACCCAGACCAGTTGTCTGA
- the PSTK gene encoding L-seryl-tRNA(Sec) kinase isoform X1, which translates to MAGAAALPAEEQQPGGTGRARVGLCVLCGLPAAGKSTLARALRRRLPQRPGWACALLTYDELIPPEAFGPREAEVESTGPPPLPPRWKQSRRDLLQCLERVLRALVTGEPLSVPATAPPAWERFLGCCCGQGLLAPAGSHGEGRSWTPAATSEPLYLILDDNFYYQSMRHEVHQLARKYSLGFCQLFLECPLECCLQRNRLRSDPLPDQTIYLMAEKIEMPDVKKNAWEQNSLILKSFDCTSEDKYATGLMLEFSISSVFINGEQIINLLATALENPLKPNEENTEQKEADRAICAASAVHQADQTCRRIISQTMKDAKDKNILPNEMKSLAEQLNKLKTKFLEDLRQGNNLKNQICTQNQYSDPATSVISSFQREATNALNKYIFK; encoded by the exons AtggcgggagcggcggcgctGCCGGCGGAGGAGCAGCAGCCGGGCGGCACCGGGCGCGCCCGGGTGGGGCTGTGCGTGCTGTGCGGGCTGCCGGCGGCCGGTAAATCCACCCTGGCCCGCGCCCTGCGCCGCCGCCTGCCGCAGCGCCCGGGCTGGGCCTGCGCCCTCCTCACCTACGACGAACTCATCCCGCCGGAAGCCTTCGGCCCGCGCGAGGCGGAGGTGGAGTCAACGGGGCCGCCCCCATTG ccgccccgctGGAAGCAGAGCCGGCGCGACCTGCTGCAGTGCCTGGAGCGCGTCCTGCGGGCGCTGGTGACCGGGGAGCCGCTGTCAGTCCCGGCCACGGCCCCGCCGGCCTGGGAGCGcttcctgggctgctgctgcgggcaggggctgctcGCCCCGGCGGGGAGCCACGGAGAGGGACGTTCCTGGACACCGGCGGCCACATCTGAGCCGCTCTACCTGATCTTGGATGACAATTTTTATTACCAGAGCATGAGGCACGAGGTGCACCAGCTGGCACGCAAGT ATTCCTTGGGCTTCTGCCAGTTATTTTTAGAGTGCCCACTTGAATGCTGCTTGCAGAGAAATCGTCTAAGAAGTGATCCATTACCTGACCAGACAATATATTTAATGgcagaaaaaatagaaatgccAGACGTCAAGAAGAATGCTTGGGAGCAGAACAGCCTCATTCTGAAAAGTTTTGATTGCACTTCAGAGGATAAGTATGCGACTGGGTTGATGCTAGAGTTTTCAATAAGTTCCGTTTTCATAAATGG tgaGCAGATAATTAATTTGCTGGCCACTGCTTTGGAAAATCCATTGAAGCCAAATGAAGAGAACACTGAGCAAAAG GAAGCAGATCGAGCAATCTGTGCAGCAAGTGCTGTCCATCAGGCCGATCAGACATGCAGGCGCATCATCTCTCAGACAATGAAGGATGCAAAAG ataaaaACATACTCCCAAATGAGATGAAGAGCCTGGCAGAACAACTCAACAAACTCAAAACCAAATTTTTGGAAGACTTGCGccaaggaaataatttgaaaaaccAAATTTGCACACAAAATCAATATTCTGACCCTGCTACAAGTGTAATTTCTTCATTCCAACGTGAGGCAACTAATGCacttaataaatatatttttaaatga